From Gammaproteobacteria bacterium, the proteins below share one genomic window:
- the nuoE gene encoding NADH-quinone oxidoreductase subunit NuoE has translation MSDQATLFPVSVKAEIDNWITRYPVDQKCSAVIPALHAVQRSNGGWLTTELMDAVADYLEMPRIAVYEVGTFYSMFVHEPSGHHKINVCTNISCMLCGSDEVVSHLQKRLGIKLGETTSDNKFTLREVECLAACGGAPMMQIDRAYHENLTPEKIDEILDGMK, from the coding sequence ATGTCTGATCAAGCCACACTATTTCCAGTCAGTGTTAAAGCTGAAATAGACAACTGGATTACGCGCTATCCAGTAGATCAAAAGTGTTCTGCAGTCATTCCTGCCCTACACGCAGTGCAGCGTAGCAATGGTGGTTGGTTAACCACCGAGTTAATGGATGCCGTCGCCGATTATCTTGAAATGCCTCGTATTGCAGTATATGAAGTGGGTACTTTCTACAGCATGTTTGTTCACGAACCATCTGGCCACCATAAAATTAATGTCTGTACCAATATTTCATGTATGTTATGTGGTTCTGATGAGGTTGTATCGCATTTACAAAAACGTCTAGGCATTAAACTGGGTGAGACAACCTCAGATAATAAGTTTACGCTGCGTGAAGTGGAATGTTTGGCAGCGTGTGGTGGTGCGCCAATGATGCAGATAGATCGTGCTTATCACGAAAA